A genomic stretch from Rhodobacterales bacterium HKCCA1288 includes:
- the aroQ gene encoding type II 3-dehydroquinate dehydratase encodes MARMIYILNGPNLNLLGKREPHIYGHETLEDVERRCKALLPEGFDLSLRQSNHEGQLIDWIHEAREAACGIVINPGAYTHTSIAIYDALCAYEGPVIEVHISNVHKREAFRHHSYVSGRAEGVIAGLGLDGYEAATRRIVTLNGA; translated from the coding sequence ATGGCGCGGATGATTTACATTCTCAATGGCCCAAACCTTAATCTCTTGGGCAAGCGAGAGCCGCATATTTACGGGCATGAAACCCTTGAAGATGTTGAACGGCGGTGTAAGGCGCTGCTTCCCGAAGGGTTTGACCTCTCTTTGCGCCAATCAAATCACGAAGGCCAACTCATTGACTGGATCCATGAGGCGCGCGAAGCCGCTTGTGGTATTGTCATCAATCCAGGCGCCTATACCCATACCTCAATCGCAATTTATGATGCACTTTGTGCCTATGAGGGACCAGTGATTGAGGTGCATATATCGAATGTTCATAAACGCGAAGCGTTTCGCCATCATTCCTATGTCTCTGGGCGTGCCGAAGGCGTGATCGCAGGGCTTGGGCTTGACGGATATGAGGCCGCCACGCGGCGCATCGTGACCCTAAATGGCGCGTAA
- a CDS encoding chemotaxis protein MotB, translating to MADDLKNRPIIIKRKKVVGGDGHHGGAWKVAYADFVTAMMAFFMLMWLLNATTEQQRKGIADYFSPNVPIARISGGGEGAFGGESPFSELSVAQNGTGATNRRPTEGRQSLGASGTNFEDQPMGDQHMQAANQFLEAAAAQDAVLAQALAHVQMRVTDEGLIIEIFSRPEAPLFTPDGAAGDILRILAPVMVELFDIVTNPLALTGHVRSEPVMVAEVTRWHLSADHAQQMRILLEEAGFDPRRITRVTGYADRRPAIPDLMSPRNDRVELILLTRP from the coding sequence ATGGCTGATGATCTGAAAAATCGCCCCATTATCATTAAACGGAAAAAGGTTGTTGGCGGGGATGGTCATCACGGCGGTGCGTGGAAAGTGGCCTATGCGGATTTTGTGACCGCGATGATGGCGTTCTTTATGTTGATGTGGCTTTTGAACGCCACAACCGAGCAGCAGCGCAAGGGTATCGCAGATTATTTTAGCCCCAATGTTCCAATTGCCCGAATTTCTGGTGGTGGCGAGGGCGCATTTGGCGGTGAAAGCCCCTTTTCCGAGCTCTCCGTGGCGCAAAATGGCACAGGCGCGACAAATCGCCGACCCACAGAGGGGCGGCAGAGTTTGGGGGCAAGCGGCACAAACTTTGAAGACCAGCCCATGGGGGATCAGCATATGCAGGCGGCCAACCAGTTCCTTGAGGCCGCCGCCGCCCAAGATGCCGTGCTGGCGCAGGCCTTGGCCCATGTGCAGATGCGCGTCACGGATGAGGGCTTGATCATCGAAATCTTTTCGCGCCCCGAAGCACCGCTTTTTACCCCTGATGGGGCGGCGGGGGATATCCTGCGTATTCTTGCCCCTGTAATGGTAGAGTTGTTTGACATCGTCACAAACCCCTTGGCCCTTACGGGTCATGTGCGATCCGAGCCTGTCATGGTGGCCGAGGTGACGCGTTGGCACCTCTCTGCGGATCACGCGCAGCAGATGCGCATTTTGTTAGAGGAGGCGGGGTTTGACCCACGGCGTATAACCCGAGTGACGGGCTATGCTGATCGCCGTCCTGCGATTCCTGATCTGATGAGCCCCCGCAACGATCGGGTTGAATTGATTTTGCTGACCCGCCCCTGA
- a CDS encoding flagellar hook-basal body complex protein, translating to MTISSSLNAGVAGLNVNASRLATISDNIANSSTFGYKRAVADFHSLVIHQGAGSYSAGGVRVTTHRMIDQRGTLITTDNPTDLAIGGRGMLPVAEATQLTIAGSPPVLLTTTGSFRADAEGVLTTDTGMVLMGWPANSDGTVPTYPRDTFDGLRPVRINSNQFAGDPTTHMELSVNLPATYTIADSDGDSLVTSAEYFDNMGTSQSLDITFTPTVPASGASNTWTMVVRDSATGTAPIGEYTLVFDNSRGNGGNLSSVTTVSGPDYDPATGTLPLVVSGGPIEVTIGELNSPSGLTQLSDTFARAPVVKNGSPVGNLNRIEVDSNGFMHAIYDSGFTRTIYQIPVIDVPNPNGLISLNNQSFRISPDSGSFFLWNAGEGPTGQMVGFSREESATDVAGELTLQGDGSHGRVKQRQAPLCRMAPIDLRRAPISRERRFQKPNLSAYLPAFTKRGWRGINCDLLWQVGLKSPPIRLRRYACHKDAYRNSAIAKIPPAKPKPSAP from the coding sequence ATGACCATTTCTTCATCCCTCAACGCGGGTGTCGCAGGCTTGAACGTCAACGCAAGCCGACTGGCCACAATCTCGGACAATATCGCGAATTCTAGCACCTTTGGTTATAAGCGTGCAGTTGCGGATTTTCATTCCCTTGTCATTCACCAAGGGGCGGGCAGTTACTCGGCAGGTGGCGTGCGGGTGACGACCCATCGAATGATTGATCAGCGGGGCACATTAATCACGACCGACAACCCAACCGATTTGGCAATTGGTGGGCGTGGGATGCTGCCTGTTGCAGAGGCCACCCAATTGACCATTGCGGGCAGTCCGCCTGTTCTTTTGACCACAACGGGATCCTTCCGCGCGGATGCGGAGGGTGTTTTGACCACCGATACGGGCATGGTTTTGATGGGATGGCCGGCAAATTCTGACGGCACAGTGCCCACCTATCCGCGCGACACCTTTGACGGCTTGCGCCCTGTGCGGATCAACTCCAACCAATTTGCGGGCGATCCGACCACCCATATGGAACTGTCGGTGAACCTGCCCGCCACTTACACAATTGCCGATAGCGATGGCGACTCGCTTGTCACCTCTGCCGAATATTTCGACAATATGGGCACCTCGCAGAGCCTAGATATTACCTTTACCCCTACGGTTCCTGCTTCGGGCGCTTCGAACACATGGACAATGGTGGTGCGCGACAGTGCGACAGGCACAGCCCCAATTGGCGAATATACATTGGTGTTTGATAACAGCCGCGGCAATGGCGGGAACCTGAGTTCAGTGACCACAGTCAGCGGGCCAGATTATGACCCCGCAACAGGCACGTTGCCCTTGGTCGTGTCGGGCGGCCCGATTGAGGTGACGATTGGTGAACTGAACTCACCCTCAGGATTGACGCAATTATCTGATACTTTCGCCCGCGCGCCCGTGGTCAAGAATGGCTCGCCCGTGGGAAACCTCAATCGCATTGAGGTCGATAGCAATGGCTTTATGCATGCCATCTATGATAGCGGTTTTACCCGCACCATTTACCAAATTCCGGTGATTGATGTTCCCAATCCCAATGGCCTGATTTCTTTGAATAACCAATCCTTCCGTATCTCGCCTGATAGTGGATCTTTCTTTCTATGGAATGCAGGTGAGGGGCCCACTGGGCAAATGGTTGGCTTTTCGCGTGAGGAATCCGCGACCGATGTGGCCGGTGAATTGACCCTGCAGGGGGACGGCTCACATGGACGGGTGAAACAGAGGCAGGCGCCGCTTTGCCGAATGGCACCTATCGATTTGAGACGCGCGCCTATATCGAGGGAGAGGAGGTTCCAAAAACCGAACCTGTCCGCGTATTTGCCCGCATTCACGAAGCGCGGATGGAGGGGGATCAACTGCGACTTGTTATGGCAGGTGGGGTTGAAATCGCCGCCGATCAGGTTGAGGCGCTACGCATGCCATAAAGACGCCTATAGAAATTCAGCGATTGCCAAAATCCCCCCCGCCAAACCAAAGCCGAGCGCGCCATAG
- the ubiB gene encoding 2-polyprenylphenol 6-hydroxylase, producing the protein MRGPHNIWRVIRTGATFERTGAMRVALEALKAPRSLRIAARVLGLPFAWLGHRGDPALPPVTRALTALGPAYIKFGQILSTRPDVVGSELAQQLRVLQDKLPPFSTERAKKVISDELEIPVDQLFSAFSEPVAAASIAQVHQATLAETGQEVAVKVLRPQIGRAFRKDIDAFYLIAWLVETLAPATRRLRPREVVEHFEGVVLQELDLRIEAAAAGEFAANTANDEGFDVPQIQWGLSSRQVMTMSWAKGVPLGDVAAIDAAGFDRRALAARVLQMFLRHALRDGYFHADMHQGNLKVSPVGDIVALDFGIMGRLDEYTRRVYAEILMGFIRKDYRRVAEVHFEAGYVPADRDVDQFAQALRSVGEPIFGMDASRISMARLLSYLFDVTEKFGMETRTELILLQRTMVVVEGVARSLDPHINIWDVAKPVVEDYIARNIGPKAVIADLLKTAKVLARFGPRLPDLAEAALLAQVNTKPTKPVSRWKERVAYGALGFGLAGGILAIAEFL; encoded by the coding sequence ATGCGCGGGCCACATAATATTTGGCGTGTTATCCGCACAGGCGCCACATTCGAGCGCACAGGTGCAATGCGTGTGGCGCTTGAGGCGCTGAAGGCACCGCGATCCTTGCGCATTGCAGCACGGGTTTTGGGCCTGCCGTTTGCATGGCTGGGGCATCGCGGCGACCCCGCCCTACCACCTGTAACACGCGCGCTGACGGCCCTTGGCCCTGCCTATATCAAATTTGGGCAAATTCTATCGACCCGCCCTGATGTGGTGGGTTCAGAATTGGCGCAACAATTGCGCGTGCTGCAAGATAAGCTGCCACCCTTCTCGACAGAGCGCGCCAAAAAGGTCATTTCCGATGAATTGGAAATTCCTGTCGACCAATTATTCAGCGCCTTTTCCGAGCCAGTCGCAGCCGCCTCTATCGCGCAAGTGCATCAAGCGACCTTGGCTGAGACAGGACAAGAGGTTGCAGTTAAGGTGTTACGCCCCCAAATCGGGCGCGCCTTTCGCAAAGATATCGATGCCTTTTACCTGATCGCATGGCTGGTCGAAACCCTTGCGCCTGCCACGCGGCGGTTGCGTCCGCGTGAAGTGGTCGAGCATTTCGAAGGTGTGGTTCTGCAGGAACTTGATCTGAGGATCGAAGCTGCCGCAGCAGGGGAATTTGCGGCCAACACGGCAAATGACGAAGGCTTTGATGTGCCCCAAATTCAATGGGGCCTGTCATCACGGCAGGTAATGACGATGAGTTGGGCCAAAGGTGTGCCGCTTGGCGATGTCGCGGCGATTGACGCGGCAGGCTTTGACCGCCGCGCCTTAGCCGCGCGCGTGCTGCAGATGTTCCTGCGCCACGCGCTGCGGGATGGCTATTTCCATGCCGATATGCACCAAGGAAATCTCAAAGTTTCACCTGTGGGTGACATTGTGGCCTTGGATTTCGGAATCATGGGGCGGCTCGATGAATACACGCGCCGCGTCTACGCCGAAATTTTGATGGGCTTTATTCGCAAAGATTACCGCCGCGTGGCAGAGGTGCATTTTGAAGCGGGATATGTGCCCGCCGATCGCGATGTTGATCAATTCGCGCAAGCCCTCAGATCTGTTGGCGAGCCAATTTTCGGCATGGATGCAAGCCGCATTTCCATGGCACGGCTTCTGTCATATCTCTTTGATGTGACTGAAAAATTTGGCATGGAAACGCGCACTGAACTGATCTTGCTGCAACGCACAATGGTTGTTGTTGAGGGGGTTGCGCGCTCCCTTGATCCACATATCAATATTTGGGATGTGGCAAAGCCCGTGGTCGAAGATTACATCGCCCGCAACATTGGGCCTAAAGCCGTAATCGCCGACCTTTTGAAAACCGCAAAGGTTCTCGCGCGGTTTGGCCCGCGTTTGCCAGATTTAGCTGAGGCGGCGCTACTTGCGCAGGTCAACACCAAACCCACAAAGCCTGTCTCAAGGTGGAAGGAGCGTGTGGCCTATGGCGCGCTCGGCTTTGGTTTGGCGGGGGGGATTTTGGCAATCGCTGAATTTCTATAG
- the ubiE gene encoding bifunctional demethylmenaquinone methyltransferase/2-methoxy-6-polyprenyl-1,4-benzoquinol methylase UbiE, translated as MTSKDESQDSRTTHFGFQTVGEDEKAGMVHGVFSNVASRYDVMNDVMSAGIHRVWKDAMMDWLAPRAGQDLLDVAGGTGDIAFRFLKRAPSAKATVLDMTQSMLIEGQKRAEAAHMADSLNWIVGDAMALPFENNRFDVYTISFGIRNVTRVQDALNEAFRVLKPGGRLMVLEFSQLPNTGLQKLYDLYSFNVIPRMGQMIANDRDSYQYLVESIRKFPDQETFAGMIRTAGFEQVSYRNLSFGIAALHSGWKI; from the coding sequence ATGACATCGAAAGATGAAAGCCAAGACAGCCGCACCACCCATTTCGGTTTCCAAACCGTGGGCGAGGATGAAAAGGCAGGCATGGTGCATGGCGTGTTTTCCAATGTGGCAAGCCGCTATGATGTGATGAATGATGTCATGTCCGCAGGTATTCACCGCGTTTGGAAAGATGCGATGATGGATTGGCTTGCCCCGCGCGCGGGTCAGGACTTGCTCGATGTTGCGGGCGGGACGGGCGATATCGCTTTCCGCTTTCTCAAACGCGCGCCTTCTGCAAAGGCAACAGTGCTTGATATGACGCAATCCATGCTGATCGAGGGGCAAAAGCGCGCTGAAGCCGCGCATATGGCCGACAGCCTGAATTGGATTGTGGGCGATGCCATGGCGCTGCCCTTTGAAAACAATCGTTTTGACGTCTACACCATCAGCTTCGGCATCCGTAATGTGACCCGAGTGCAGGATGCACTGAATGAGGCGTTTCGTGTCCTCAAACCTGGTGGACGCCTGATGGTTTTGGAATTCAGCCAATTGCCGAATACGGGCCTGCAAAAGCTTTATGATCTCTATTCATTCAATGTGATACCGCGCATGGGTCAGATGATCGCCAATGATCGCGACAGCTATCAATATTTGGTCGAGTCGATCCGTAAATTTCCCGATCAAGAGACCTTTGCAGGGATGATCCGCACCGCTGGGTTTGAGCAAGTATCCTATCGCAATCTCAGCTTTGGCATCGCCGCGCTGCATTCTGGTTGGAAAATTTAA
- the mutM gene encoding bifunctional DNA-formamidopyrimidine glycosylase/DNA-(apurinic or apyrimidinic site) lyase: protein MPELPEVETVRRGLIPVMEGQVITELRLNREGLRWPFPANMARDVSGARILSLRRRSKYILMDLDRGTTVLIHLGMSGRMLISLPEGARETLAQFVHGHPAPQKHDHVVFEMAQGARVTFNDPRRFGAMDLFATAGEADHWLIREIGPEPLGNQFDERYLVYALSGRKTPIKAALLDQRIVAGLGNIYVCESLFRAGISPTRQAGRIAPARVASLVPIIREVLSEALEAGGSSLRDYRQADGELGYFQHGFQAYDREGQPCLKSGCAGVIRRIVQSGRSSFYCPACQR from the coding sequence TTGCCAGAACTTCCCGAAGTGGAAACAGTGCGCCGTGGTCTGATCCCCGTCATGGAGGGGCAGGTGATCACAGAATTGCGCCTCAATCGTGAGGGTTTGCGTTGGCCATTCCCTGCCAATATGGCGCGGGATGTTTCTGGAGCGCGTATCCTGAGTCTGCGGCGGCGGTCGAAATACATCTTGATGGATTTAGATCGCGGCACGACTGTCTTGATCCATTTGGGCATGTCGGGGCGAATGTTGATTTCGCTGCCTGAAGGCGCACGCGAGACGCTTGCGCAGTTTGTGCATGGCCATCCTGCCCCTCAAAAACATGATCACGTTGTTTTCGAAATGGCACAAGGCGCGCGTGTCACCTTTAACGATCCACGCCGATTTGGTGCGATGGATTTGTTTGCGACTGCAGGTGAGGCGGATCACTGGTTGATCCGCGAGATCGGCCCAGAACCTTTGGGTAATCAGTTTGATGAACGCTATTTGGTCTATGCGCTGTCTGGGCGCAAAACACCGATCAAGGCGGCATTGCTCGACCAGCGGATCGTGGCGGGCTTGGGAAATATCTATGTTTGCGAATCCCTGTTTCGCGCGGGGATATCCCCAACCCGTCAAGCAGGTCGAATTGCACCTGCGCGTGTTGCGTCCCTTGTCCCAATCATTCGCGAGGTTTTATCCGAGGCACTTGAAGCGGGCGGGTCATCCTTGCGTGACTATCGCCAAGCAGATGGGGAATTAGGATATTTCCAGCATGGATTCCAAGCCTATGACCGCGAAGGCCAGCCTTGCCTCAAGTCGGGATGCGCGGGCGTGATCCGCCGTATTGTGCAATCGGGGCGGTCAAGTTTCTACTGCCCTGCCTGCCAAAGGTAG
- a CDS encoding enoyl-CoA hydratase: protein MAYETLIVDIENHVCLIKLNRPDALNALNIQLLGELSKVIKSANSNDKVRVIVITGSDKAFAAGADVKEMSEKSFVDVFAGDLFTTETEELLRCRKPIIAAVAGYALGGGCELAMMCDFIIAADTAKFGQPEINLGIVAGIGGTQRLTRFVGKSKAMDMHLTGRFMTAEEAERAGLVSRVVPAKKLMEEVMGAAAKIAEKSMVTVMAVKESVNRSYETTLREGVLFERRLFHALFATEDQKEGMAAFLEKREAQFRDK from the coding sequence ATGGCCTATGAAACCCTGATTGTGGACATTGAAAACCATGTCTGCCTAATCAAGCTGAACAGACCCGATGCGTTGAACGCGCTGAACATTCAGTTACTCGGCGAATTGTCCAAGGTCATTAAATCCGCCAATTCTAATGATAAGGTTCGCGTGATCGTTATTACGGGCTCGGATAAGGCCTTTGCCGCTGGGGCAGATGTCAAAGAAATGTCCGAGAAAAGCTTTGTCGATGTATTCGCAGGTGATTTATTCACAACTGAGACTGAAGAATTACTGCGCTGTCGCAAGCCCATTATTGCCGCCGTTGCGGGTTATGCCTTGGGCGGGGGATGCGAATTGGCGATGATGTGCGACTTCATCATTGCAGCGGATACTGCAAAATTCGGACAGCCTGAGATCAATTTGGGCATTGTCGCGGGGATCGGCGGCACGCAGCGCCTCACCCGTTTTGTGGGTAAGTCGAAAGCGATGGATATGCATCTGACAGGCCGCTTCATGACCGCTGAAGAAGCAGAGCGGGCAGGTCTTGTCAGCCGTGTTGTCCCTGCCAAAAAATTGATGGAAGAGGTCATGGGTGCGGCGGCCAAGATTGCTGAGAAATCCATGGTTACTGTGATGGCTGTCAAAGAATCGGTCAATCGCAGCTATGAAACCACGCTCCGCGAGGGCGTTTTGTTTGAACGCCGCCTGTTTCATGCGCTATTTGCCACTGAAGATCAAAAGGAAGGCATGGCAGCCTTTCTTGAAAAGCGCGAAGCCCAGTTTCGCGACAAGTGA
- the rpsT gene encoding 30S ribosomal protein S20 yields MANTPQSKKRARQNERRYEVNKARRSRIRTYLRKVEEAIATGDASVAAAALRDAQPELMRGVTKGVLHKNTVARKMSRLSARVKALSAK; encoded by the coding sequence ATGGCAAATACGCCTCAGTCCAAAAAACGCGCCCGCCAGAATGAGCGCCGCTATGAAGTAAATAAAGCGCGCCGTTCGCGTATCCGCACCTACCTGCGCAAAGTTGAAGAAGCGATTGCAACAGGCGATGCATCTGTTGCTGCAGCCGCGTTGCGCGATGCACAGCCTGAGCTGATGCGCGGTGTGACAAAAGGTGTCCTGCATAAAAACACGGTTGCGCGGAAAATGTCGCGCCTGTCGGCCCGTGTGAAGGCGCTTTCGGCCAAGTAA
- the dnaA gene encoding chromosomal replication initiator protein DnaA codes for MMTNDKWVDVCNELQSAIGKNNFKSWIEPIEFDRIDARIARFRVPTNFFGTWVSQKFGDVILRHLHGAGLAVDRLEFLVQSAPQTPNAPQTPAVEAPVQSAPDLSAAISADADIPLSNLNPAYTFENFIVGKPNELAHAAARRVAEGGPVAFNPLFLYGGVGLGKTHLMHAIAWELTKNKPNQRIHYLSAEQFMYRFVRALREKDTIGFKQMFRSVDVLMVDDVQFIAGKNSTQEEFFHTFNALVELGKQIIISGDRAPVDMEDLDSRIASRLQCGLVVDLHPTDYELRLGILQSKLETQRQRYRDLKIADGVLEFIAHRVSSNVRVLEGALTRLCAFADLVGAEITLDLTQECLSDILRATSRKVTMDEIIKKTCDYYKVRPADLMSPNRARNIVRPRQMAMYLCKKYTTRSLPEIGRKFGGRDHTTILHGVRKIEELMSTDSQFVEDAELLRRLLEA; via the coding sequence ATGATGACGAACGACAAGTGGGTGGATGTGTGTAATGAACTGCAATCGGCGATTGGAAAGAATAACTTCAAATCTTGGATTGAGCCGATTGAGTTTGACCGCATCGATGCCCGCATCGCGCGTTTCCGTGTCCCCACGAATTTCTTTGGCACTTGGGTTTCGCAAAAATTTGGGGATGTAATTTTGCGCCACCTGCATGGCGCAGGGCTTGCGGTAGACCGCTTGGAATTCTTGGTGCAGAGCGCGCCCCAAACACCTAATGCACCGCAAACGCCTGCAGTTGAGGCGCCAGTGCAGTCTGCGCCTGACCTCTCGGCCGCGATCAGCGCCGATGCGGACATTCCTTTGTCTAATTTGAACCCTGCCTATACGTTCGAGAATTTTATCGTGGGCAAACCGAATGAGTTGGCCCATGCCGCCGCGCGCCGTGTTGCCGAAGGTGGCCCCGTGGCGTTCAACCCGCTGTTTCTTTACGGCGGTGTTGGCCTTGGCAAGACCCACTTGATGCATGCGATTGCTTGGGAGTTGACCAAAAACAAGCCCAATCAGCGCATTCATTACCTATCTGCTGAACAGTTCATGTATCGCTTTGTGCGTGCGTTGCGGGAAAAAGATACGATCGGCTTTAAGCAGATGTTCCGTTCGGTTGATGTTTTGATGGTTGATGATGTGCAATTCATCGCCGGCAAGAATTCTACACAAGAAGAGTTCTTTCACACGTTCAACGCTTTGGTGGAACTTGGTAAACAGATTATCATTTCGGGGGATCGTGCGCCCGTTGATATGGAGGATCTCGACAGTCGGATCGCCTCGCGTTTGCAATGCGGCTTGGTGGTGGATTTACATCCAACCGATTACGAATTGCGCCTTGGTATCCTGCAATCCAAACTCGAGACACAGCGCCAACGCTATCGTGATTTGAAAATCGCAGACGGGGTTTTGGAATTCATTGCGCATCGTGTCTCATCGAATGTGCGGGTGCTTGAAGGAGCCTTGACGCGTCTTTGCGCCTTTGCTGATCTGGTGGGTGCTGAGATCACGCTCGATCTGACCCAAGAATGCCTTTCTGACATTTTGCGCGCGACCAGCCGCAAGGTGACGATGGATGAAATCATCAAAAAAACCTGCGACTATTACAAAGTGCGTCCAGCAGATTTGATGAGCCCCAATCGCGCGCGCAATATTGTGCGTCCTCGGCAAATGGCGATGTATTTGTGCAAGAAATACACAACGCGATCCTTGCCAGAAATCGGGCGCAAATTTGGGGGCCGTGATCATACGACCATTTTGCATGGTGTCCGCAAAATCGAAGAATTGATGAGCACGGACAGCCAATTCGTGGAAGATGCAGAATTGTTGCGCCGTCTATTGGAGGCGTGA
- a CDS encoding DNA polymerase III subunit beta codes for MKFSIERAALLKAVSQAQSVVERRNTIPILANVLIEADGSHVSFRATDLDIEVVDKVDAHVEQAGATTVSAVTLHEITRKLPDGALVQISDDAASGRLIVQAGRSNFSLATLPKEDFPVMSSSEYSANFSAKAPALRRLFDKSKFAISTEETRYYLNGVYFHIAEGEEGRMLRAVATDGHRLARVDTELPTGAEAMPGVIVPRKTVGEIRKLLEDDDAVIAVSVSETKIRFATPEITLTSKVIDGTFPDYQRVIPSGNTRKLEVDASEFARAVDRVATVSSERSRAVKLSLDEDRLVLSVNAPDAGAAEEELAVAYADEKLEIGFNAKYLLEIASQVDRENAVFMFNSSGDPTLMREGNDTSAIYVVMPMRV; via the coding sequence ATGAAATTTTCGATCGAGCGCGCGGCCCTGCTCAAAGCTGTCAGCCAAGCCCAATCTGTTGTCGAACGCCGTAACACGATCCCTATTTTGGCGAATGTGTTGATCGAGGCGGATGGTAGCCATGTTTCCTTTCGTGCCACTGACCTTGATATTGAGGTGGTCGACAAGGTGGATGCCCATGTTGAACAAGCGGGTGCCACCACGGTTTCGGCGGTCACACTGCATGAAATTACGCGCAAATTACCTGACGGGGCCTTGGTGCAAATCAGTGATGATGCAGCCTCGGGTCGCTTAATCGTTCAGGCGGGCCGATCGAATTTCTCTTTGGCGACATTGCCCAAGGAAGATTTTCCTGTGATGTCTTCGTCCGAATATAGCGCAAATTTCTCGGCCAAAGCGCCGGCGCTGCGCCGCTTGTTCGATAAATCCAAATTCGCGATTTCCACTGAGGAAACACGCTATTATCTCAACGGCGTTTATTTCCATATTGCCGAAGGTGAAGAGGGACGGATGCTGCGCGCGGTTGCCACAGATGGTCACCGCTTGGCGCGCGTGGACACTGAGTTGCCTACAGGTGCCGAGGCCATGCCGGGCGTGATCGTGCCGCGCAAAACCGTGGGTGAAATCCGCAAATTGTTGGAAGATGACGATGCGGTGATTGCGGTTTCCGTATCTGAGACAAAAATTCGGTTCGCTACACCTGAGATCACGCTGACCTCGAAGGTGATTGATGGAACCTTCCCAGATTATCAGCGCGTGATACCATCGGGCAACACCCGCAAATTGGAGGTGGATGCCTCTGAATTCGCCCGTGCAGTTGATCGTGTCGCCACAGTGTCGTCCGAGCGCTCACGCGCGGTGAAACTGTCCCTTGATGAGGATCGTTTGGTTCTGTCGGTGAATGCCCCAGATGCAGGCGCGGCCGAGGAAGAGTTGGCGGTTGCCTATGCGGATGAAAAGCTCGAGATCGGCTTTAACGCTAAATACCTCCTTGAAATCGCCAGCCAAGTGGATCGCGAGAACGCTGTGTTCATGTTCAATTCATCGGGTGATCCAACCTTGATGCGCGAAGGGAACGACACCAGCGCGATCTATGTTGTAATGCCGATGCGGGTCTGA
- the recF gene encoding DNA replication/repair protein RecF, which produces MSAYISNLHLSHFRSHRGLRLSFDGRPVAIYGPNGAGKTNILEAISMLSPGRGLRRAPSEDLIRRPEVIGWRVAATLQIDDTVHEIITRAEPSSPRQVEIDEKSAPQLALARLLRMVWLVPSQDRLWIEGAEGRRRFLDRITLSFFPDHGEAVLAYEKSMRDRNRLLKDQVRDAGWYAALERQMMSATEQICANRSAALTRIAAAQEEAKTSFPIADLTLEEGEGFTTPTDLVTLWSDTRSRDMAAGRTLVGPHRTDLGAIYRVKDAPARQCSTGEQKALLVSLILANARALKQDTGRAPLVLLDEVAAHLDADRRAALFDEICALNAQAFLTGTGAELFMEFGARAQEVPLGVEAAN; this is translated from the coding sequence ATGAGTGCCTATATCTCGAATTTGCATCTGTCGCATTTTCGCAGCCATCGTGGTTTGCGGCTGTCTTTCGATGGGCGGCCTGTTGCGATTTATGGGCCAAATGGGGCAGGCAAGACAAATATCTTAGAAGCGATTTCGATGCTGTCCCCTGGTCGGGGGCTGCGCCGCGCCCCGTCCGAGGATTTGATCCGCCGCCCAGAGGTGATTGGGTGGCGCGTGGCGGCGACCCTGCAGATTGACGACACTGTGCATGAGATCATTACCCGCGCCGAGCCAAGCAGCCCCCGTCAGGTCGAGATAGATGAGAAATCCGCGCCCCAATTGGCGCTTGCGCGCCTTTTGCGGATGGTTTGGCTGGTGCCATCGCAAGATCGGCTTTGGATTGAAGGAGCCGAAGGGCGCAGGCGGTTTTTGGATCGCATTACGCTGAGCTTCTTTCCAGATCATGGTGAGGCGGTTCTGGCCTATGAAAAATCCATGCGGGATCGCAATCGCTTGCTCAAGGATCAGGTGCGCGATGCGGGTTGGTATGCAGCGCTTGAACGTCAGATGATGAGTGCCACAGAACAAATATGTGCCAATCGCAGCGCCGCCTTGACCCGCATTGCTGCCGCGCAAGAGGAGGCGAAAACCAGTTTCCCTATCGCAGATCTGACCTTGGAGGAGGGAGAGGGTTTTACCACGCCCACCGATTTGGTCACGTTGTGGTCTGATACGCGGTCACGGGACATGGCAGCAGGGCGCACGTTGGTTGGGCCGCATCGCACTGATCTTGGCGCAATTTATCGCGTCAAGGATGCTCCAGCGCGGCAATGCTCCACGGGTGAGCAAAAGGCCCTTTTGGTCTCTCTGATTTTGGCCAATGCCCGCGCGTTAAAGCAGGACACGGGCCGCGCCCCTTTGGTGCTGTTGGATGAAGTGGCGGCACATCTTGATGCAGACAGGCGAGCAGCCCTCTTTGACGAAATATGCGCGCTGAATGCCCAAGCTTTCTTGACAGGCACGGGCGCAGAATTGTTCATGGAATTCGGCGCGCGTGCGCAAGAGGTGCCGCTCGGAGTGGAAGCGGCCAATTAG